Proteins encoded together in one Quercus lobata isolate SW786 chromosome 3, ValleyOak3.0 Primary Assembly, whole genome shotgun sequence window:
- the LOC115980222 gene encoding uncharacterized protein LOC115980222 — MEKAILSIFSLPKSSEEQQTIMTNVDVFCKFMSLSHLLSLVLSIYADMSLEQGSSVSLTRRWSSRSSSSTFYIFAIQSIPCSLIKTTGAEEVAVGAKNQFMVLATIVQNADLMKRDGTSTGIINHVRNCRLGCTIPCTQSILSFSLMKRHIILNKKKNTNKRPNANSAMNLADNTLIVVIAATSTFTPHVLPYCPPSNLLNYCVHNTCASLPLRLKVLVHRHPLHLIHSSLEVELHQSDSRFCQLCAQKVNTNFGFYYCSRCDFIAHLDCAADYGNRDNMNLLELKELENEDSELDQSVDSAAYKVKNIKVREDGTKIATKIQHFSHKHELKLSDNEVLNNEKCNGCVQAILSTFYSCVNCRFFLHESCAKLPRKKRHPLHRHLLTLLPEHPYFSSFFCDACERDCNSFIYRCETCYFNLDVSCNLISDILTHPGHEHQLLLSSIKSKLNCNCCDSKISPIFRCTTCEFALDFKCATLPQIARYKQHEHLFTLYYTAEDDSGEYYCDIFEEERNSKHWFYYCADCSYPAHTKCILGKNPNLK, encoded by the exons ATGGAAAAGGCAATCCTATCCATATTTTCTCTGCCGAAGAGCTCAGAAGAGCAACAAACAATTATGACCAATGTTGACGTTTTCT GCAAATTTATGAGTCTGTCTCACCTCCTTAGCTTA GTTCTATCAATATATGCTGACATGAGCCTTGAACAGGGAAGTTCTGTGTCGCT AACAAGAAGATGGAGCAGCcgcagcagcagcagcacctTCTACATTTTTGCGATTCAAAGCATCCCTTGCTCTTTGATCAAAACGACAGGAGCAGAAGAAGTTGCTGTGGGTGCCAAGAATCAATTTATGGTCCTAGCTACTATTGTACAGAATGCGGATTTGATGAAGAGGGATGGTACAAGTACAGGCATCATAAATCATGTGCGGAATTGCCGCTTGGGTTGCACCATCCCTTGCACCCAATCCATCCTCTCATTCTCTTTGATGAAAAGACACATTATCCtgaacaagaagaagaacacAAACAAAAGACCAAATGCCAACTCTGCAATGAATCTCGCCGACAATACACTTATTGTTGTTATCGCTGCGACTTCAACCTTCACGCCACATGTGCTTCCTTACTGCCCACCATCCAATCTTCTCAA TTATTGCGTTCATAATACTTGTGCTTCTTTGCCACTCAGACTCAAAGTTCTAGTTCACAGGCACCCCCTCCACCTCATCCATTCTTCTCTTGAAGTTGAACTCCATCAATCCGATTCTCGATTTTGTCAACTCTGTGCtcaaaaagtgaacacaaacttTGGGTTTTACTATTGCTCCAGATGCGATTTCATTGCTCACCTCGATTGTGCTGCGGACTACGGAAATAGGGACAACATGAATTTGCTCGAACTTAAAGAGTTGGAGAATGAAGATTCAGAGCTCGATCAATCTGTTGACTCGGCAGCTTACAAAGTCAAAAATATCAAGGTGAGGGAGGACGGAACTAAAATAGCCACAAAAATCCAACATTTCAGTCATAAGCATGAGTTAAAGCTTTCGGATAATGAGGTTTTGAATAATGAAAAATGCAACGGGTGCGTACAAGCCATTCTCTCTACCTTTTATAGTTGTGTAAATTGTAGATTCTTTCTTCATGAATCTTGTGCTAAATTACCTAGAAAAAAACGACACCCACTTCATCGGCACTTACTCACCCTCTTACCAGAGCATCCttattttagttcatttttttgTGATGCTTGTGAGCGTGATTGCAATAGCTTCATCTATCGGTGTGAGACATGCTATTTTAATCTTGATGTTTCATGTAATTTAATCTCGGACATCCTTACCCACCCTGGCCatgagcatcaacttcttctcTCAAGCATAAAATCTAAACTTAATTGCAATTGTTGTGATTCTAAAATTTCCCCAATATTCCGTTGTACCACTTGTGAATTTGCTTTGGACTTCAAATGTGCAACACTACCACAAATTGCAAGGTACAAACAACATGAGCATCTCTTCACTCTTTATTATACTGCTGAAGATGACTCTGGTGAAtattattgtgatatttttGAAGAAGAACGCAATTCAAAGCATTGGTTCTACTATTGTGCAGATTGCAGTTATCCTGCACATACCAAATGCATTCTTGgcaaaaacccaaatctcaagTAA